GCAAAGGGCACAGTGAGAAAGTCTGCAGACAGAAGCGAAGGAAACAGGAAGACCAATTTtgatgtatatttaaaaaaaaatctgaaaaatttgaATTAATTTCAAGTAAAAGCAATATAAGTCACCGCAGTATTTCAACTCAGTTCTCATGAGAAACAGGAGAGAATTCAGTTCTGAGAGAATGCTCAATACGCAACCATAAAGAAATATTTGCCTGCAAAGAAAAGCCTGTTAGACAGCGTACCAGCATGATACTGTGATACTCAGCAGCCATCATCCTTTCATTCAAATGCTGATTTAAGATCTCCTTGAGACGGGCTACAAAAAGCCAAGATAAAGAACCCAAAGTCACTGCTCACTTGCCTGAATTTTGGCAAGGTTCTAGAATGAGAGAGAAATGAGAAGCAAATGCCCTGATCTAAAGCAGTCACTCCAAGTTTAATTTATAACTTAATTTATAAGTAATTTAGTTAAATGATTGCAAAATCCCATAGATACATAACTTCAAGTCCAGTTTATAGCATTTTAGTTTGTCTGTAACCTTATCACTGCAAGCCAGCTCATTAAATCAATTACAAGTCCACTCTAAATCAGTACAAAGTAATTACCAAAAGAGTTTGTCATAAGTATTCTGCCTCTGACAGGgagtggaaacaaaacaaaacaaaaaaaaacccaggccaTGATATATTGAGAAGACTGAAGTATAACACTACTGAATGATAAAATACCATTAACATCAGCAGCTATCTTTCTTTGAAATTTCTGGACAAATCTGGTTGGTAGGATGACACGCACACATGGGACAGAAAAGAAAGCTTCTGTACTATGATCCCACCTTTGGGATAAAGCTCTCACGTGGCACATAAACATACCTGTGCCACAAGCTGTATCatcaaaactgaaattttttacTAAGAGTTGAAAACTACTAGTTTGACATTGAAGACGTCTGTTCACCTATCTAGCTGCTCACTGTTCATCCTGGATTAAGTTAGCAacaatgctttttctttcaaaatgcacAGAGCTAGACTGAAGCTTCCACGCTATCCGAGATTTCAGAAAGACGACTTCCTTTAGCTGGGATGATGACTGTGCCCTACTATGTTGTTATCATAAACCAATAATCTTGCAATGTCTATCACAGTTCAGACATGAGCTACTCACCTCTGCAGCAAAGTGTCTGCCGAGTAACCCGCCCTGGAGCTTTAAATCAGTTTGTGTTTTCTCCCCTGCTCTAGCAAAATTTCCTGCTTTGACCTAACGTATGTTTTAGCTTTTCATGCTTGAATATTGTATCAGGTACAAGTAAGATAAAGTCCAGTTCACATTTCGGAAATCTTGTCATGAAAATGTGAATGCTGAAGCTCTCTCTTTTCACTATAATGTCCTCGAATACAAAGTCTCCCAGCAGGACAATCTAAAATAGATGAGACAGCAATAGCAGAAAAGGTGCTATCTTacattttttccatataaaaCAACCACCTCTAATGACAGGAGGAAGGGCATTAAAACTACTGGCTACCTTTCTCAATGAAGATAATTTCTCATCTCAATAAATCTTGCGATGGAATCACAACTCAGGATCTTTTGTTGGGATATTCCAAGAGAAATACCCATTGTAAGGCCTAGATAACTTCTCTCAATTTAAAATTCCCATTCCAATAAACCCTTAAgcattttattctgcttcatgttggattttttttctaccaAATAACTGATCAATGGGTAAAAATGATACCTTCCTGCCTGAGGGCAGTTACCAAGGCAACGAATAACTCTGAACATAGTCTAGCCAAGTGGCAAACTAGAAGACAAgaagcacttttgaaaatgtttagtctgaaataaaacattatgaCATTTATGGCTAGACTGATAAATAAGAACCCAGAAATATAAATCTTCTGAGCCTGCTGGACTACAGCTGTTGTTTCACTAGCAAATCTCACATGATGACTTGGAAACCTGGACTGCGCTTCACGGACATCATCGCTGAACAGCAGTCTCTAGCTCATGAGCCAGAAGACTGGGTTCTTCTTAGATTATCGGATTCAGAGATTAACAAATGGGAAatatcaaaaagaaagagaatttatGTTACTTCGGATGTAGTCTTGCAAGCAAcctaaaaaacacaaaaataatttttatttagagTAGGCCCTCTGAAAAGATTTGTGATGAAAGAGCCAGAAGACAGACAGATGAAATTAAGGATAAATGTAGTAACTGATAATCAATGCCCATATTTCAGAAAAAGGTGCAAGAAATAGTTAAGGAACAACCTGCTCATAACAAAGCTTCTTACTAATTTCAGTTAGAGACCTGATTACAGGtaatattttatttactgaatgcaattgtaaatattttcaaaaaccACATAAACATCTAATCTTTTATGACCTTCAATTGATCAGCATAATATTGTTTGCtgtaatttcaaatgaaaaattacacaatatgaaaaaatgtttctcttaagTTTTATGTTATGCAGCCATAATTTCTGTCTCACCTCAATTATGTATTTCATACATAATTATTCAATTTATGTAAAGGTTCCTTGCAAGGGACCTTGCAAATTATGGAATAATTGTATAACTTATCAATAATAAATCCGTATCTATGatacagtcactttttttttttttttttttttttttacttttccctttAGAGGAGTAGTGCTAGGCAACATGTACTTTCAGAATTCCTACTCTTAGCAAAAGAAACAATAGTTAAAGGTACCCTCCCCCCACCATGTAATGATAATCTGATGACTGCATCTAGTTTTAAAGTAGCAGCAAAAAAATGTGGATACAGTAATAAGTACAAGGTACTACTGTGGCATTCTGTACCACACCTCCATTTTGAAAGACGGGTAAGTTCTTTTGATTCTTTTGATTATTGTAGGCCGTACTTTCAAAAGGAAGTACTTAACATACAAATCTTGGTGTTCTTCATATTCATGGTTTTATGACAGCCACTTTTCAATTAAGACAATATTAAAACTTCTCTCTACAGACATTATGTTCCTCCTTTCTTATGTACATAAAGTTCCCAAGTTAAACAAGCTCCCAATCCTGCATTTACtagattattttatttacaaagcaTGCCCAGATACATTATGTCAAGCACATAACTAAGAAGGCAGGATCTGGGCCTGGATTTTCTCCAATATAACACTAGAAACTTAGACGGGAAAGGAAAAATACGTCCATATCAGAGTTATCATTTGGAAAAGGTGAACCTATTCCACAAAACAGCATACGATTTCCCAGAATAAGCATCAGCAATAATTTTGAAAGTGAGTACAGGCTGAAGGGGAATGGCAAgcttccttaaaaacaaacaaacaaaatcactgACATCATCATATTTTAAAATCCCTACTTAGGGAATAGGTGTACTGGTGCATATACGTGCACCTATGTCCCTGGGCAGTTAAAAGGATCAGGCTGCTACCCAGAGGACTCTTCACCAGGAGAGATGCAACTGGACATATTAAGTTGCAGGATGCAGGCTGCACTCACCTGGAGTTTTCCTATCACAATGGCAAACaggtaaataatatttttaaacagtatcTGACATTAGGCAGAACtccccagaagagagctggggggaagggaaaggtgGGTTCATCACAGATATGCAATGCCAAGCCAGTGCAATAACAGCTACCTGATGAATTCATGTATAGGAAAAGAATAGGAAAGACAACTAAAGACTCCAAGAGAGAATTTGGCAATTACTGTGAGCATTAATTCTAAGAGCCAAGCCCGGAGGGACAGggacacacacacatccacaccCGCAACATGAACTTTGCAAGACACTCAGGAAGTCCTAGCTCTTGCAGACCAGAAGCAAAGCATAGTTCAAGACGCAAATCCCAGCCAAGTATTTTTCTGCATCAAGGGTGCTCCCGGTGAAACACACCCCCTGACCACACTGAAGAAGCACAATACGAGAAAGCTGCAACGTCTGAAAAATGCTCCCTGACAACTTCTGGCAGAAGAGAATGTCTGTGCCTTGAAGGTGAAAACGTCTGGGCCGCGATTCCTCAGGAATTTAAAGCAGGGAAGGCTCCCCAGCTAACAGTGCCCCTGAACTTCCTATTCAGCAATTTTCCTATCAAAAAAATCTCACGCTGTTAATTCTTATATCGCCTTTATGCATTCATCACTAATTTGATGTTcagcctctcctctttttttataCTGCCTTATTTTTCTTCCTACTCCATCCCGGCAGCGTTTGCCGCTCCTCCTCACGCCTGAGACTGCAAATCCTTACCCTGCGGTGAAGCCGAGCTCCCTCCCGCTTCTCCCCCTCGTGACCCGCCCCCGTCCCTCCGCACACCCAAGTGCCGCAGCAGCGCGTTTCCCGGGGCGCCCCATGCCCGCGGTGCCGCCCGCCGGCGCTCGGCCAcatccgcgccgccgccccggggccgccgggctccccgcgccccctgccgccgcccccgtccgcgcccgcagcgccccccgccgccgccccgcggcccgagGCCTggcggcgcccgcggcgctgTCAGCACCCGGATCCCAGGCGGCAACCGGCGACCTCCGCTTCCGGGCCGCCGGCTGGGCGGCCGCCTgcccccgggcggcggcgcgggtcccccgcgggccccggccccCACGGCGGGGCAGGGGAGGCGggcggggctccgcggccgcctgCAGggtgccggcgcggggcggcctgccgggcggccgggcagcgggcGCGGAGGAGAGCCGTTACCTGCGCCAGGCGGGTCGCGCTCTCCGCGGGCTCGGGTCGGCTCCGCGCcgtcccggccctgcccggccgaGCTCCTCCTGGCGGCCGCCGCCCTCACCTGCCCCACGGGTCCACCCGCGCCCCGCTCGGCTCCCTGCGCCGCCTCGGGCCGGCTCCGCAAGATGGCGGCGCTTCCGGGAGAGACCACGGCGGGCCcgagggcaggggccgggccgccgcgctcctcccccgccccccgcgcccgcgcgccgccgcgctgcccccgccggggcggggcggggcggcccccggcgcgcttCCCCCGGCCGCTGGGCGCGGTGCGCTCgtccgcggcgcggcgcggcccgcgatgggggtggtggtggcgctgggcgccggcgcggcgcggctgctCTTCTACCCGACGCTGCTGTACACGGCGGTGCGGGCGCGGCTGCCCGGCTCCCGCCGGCCCTGGTTCCACCGCATCGACGGTGCCGTGCTGCTGGGGGCGCTGCCGCTGCGGGGGCGCAGCCGCGGGGTaaggcggggcgcggcgggcgggccggccgggccgggccgggccgcggcggccccggcgcctgaCGGTGCTTGTGCCCGCAGCTGGTGGCGGAGGAGAAGGTGCGCGCCGTGCTCACCCTCAACGAGGAGTACGAGACCCGCTTCCTCTGCTACTCCGCCCAGGTGAGGCCtggcccgccgccgcggccgttTAACGCCttcccccggcccgcggcggcggcggggggcgggaggcgccggctgccccggcccggctctgcccccggctGCCGAGAGCAGCGGCCGATAGTGACGCCTGGGCCTGGGGCAGGTGAGGGCGCGGCGTGCGGGGAAGCTGCTGCTCCCCGTCGGGATCCCGGGCAGCAGCTGCCAGGGCTGCTGACAGTTAATAGAGACTTGGCTTCTCCGGACTTGGGCCAAGTTTTAAAACAATGCGACAAAGCGATAAAACGTGAGGGTGCAAGAGTACGGCTGGGGCTACAACGGCGGAGAGCAGGGGAGCGCTAATTGTACATGTGTTCCTGTGCAAGTAcgagttggggtttttttttcggGCTGAGAACTGCCCTCACTTCCTTTCCTTTAGCTGAAACACATGGTCTCTGTTTTCCTCCAGTTCCCTTTAACTTCTCCTTTCTGGTAACCACCACTAAAGCTTTCTGTATTGTATCTGATTTAAAGGATTAACATTGCAAAATCTGCTTTCAACTTTGCTGTATTTCCCAAATACCCTCTCGGGggtcagatttttctttctgggggaaagaaaaaccccacaaccGTTGGCTAATTGAATCTACTGTGCTTGTTTCAGGAATGGGAGGCAATGGGAGTAGAGCAACTGCGTCTCAGCACCGTGGATCTGACCGGAGTTCCCACCTTGCAGAACCTCCGCAAGGGTGTTGAATTCATTCTGAAACACCGAGAATGCGGTAACAGCGTTTATGTGCACTGCAAGGCAGGACGCTCCCGCAGTGCCACCATGGTGGCAGCATATTTAATTCAAGTAAGAAAGGTTCTGTACTAAATGGGATTTATGTTCATACACTCTGGACAAGTGAAGTAGTCAAAGATCGTCCAGCCTCTACAACTTCATTCTGTTAAGAAACCTAAGCGTGTACAATTGCATAAATAGTCCATGATTTTACTGAGTTTGGACTGGAGACCCATTTGAAGAGAGGTAGGTAGCTAGGCCCCACATGTATGTTGCTGTCTGTTTTGTAGAAGATggcaaatacaagaaaaaggaaCAAGTGAAACTTATATTTGCTGAACAGCAGTCTAAGCTTCCTTTGACAACGTAGCTTACCTTTGCACGCTTCGTTCATTTGCCTTCATGTTACTGACCAATTAATGCTTCCTGGTAGTGCGAGAGTGGTGAAGTTGTAATGGAGTTGCCACTGTAAGCAGTCTTTTCTTTCACATGTACAGTCTGCCTCTGACAGCTCAGTTATTAGCACAGACACTGGCAAAGAGGTTTGATGTTACGGGACAGAAATTGCTGTTGACAGGAAGCTTTGAAACGTGGTTTCATAGTATCTGTTGCTGGTTCTGGCAGATTAGTCAGATTTCAAGAAGCTGTTCAGTTTACTGGGCCACTCATACAGCATGTTCTGATCAGGTTTTGAATGATTCTGCTGTTCATAATTCTTTTTAGGGAGGAACAGATTGAGTTGGGAATAACAAGTCACTCACATGAGGGTAAATTTACTAACTGAGCAgctaaacttttttcttttgctcagacttcttttTCCCTATTTACCTGAAGTGGTGAGCACCTCTAAAAATATAATTCAGGATCATGAGAAGTAACTTTGGTTTTCTCAGTTCCTCTGCAGATCCAACTGTGTAAGGTAGCTCTGAAAACAAAATCCCACCTGTGGATCCTTCTGTTGGAGTTCTTAAACACTCCCTGGAAAATCTTTCCTTAGTAATGCACGAAAGTGCTGGAGCAAGGGGAGTACTAATAAAGTCTGGTGGGACTAGGACAGGAAACTACTTACATCATGGaaacatgagagagagagaaaatggaggTCCTAGAcatcaaatgtttttctttaactgGGGGACTCACTTCATGAACTTGCACTGACTTTCAGGCTTCTCTGAGAGGAAGATGAATGGGAGGGACAAAAGGAGCAAGTTTTCTAACTGAACTCTTACATTGTCTGTAGCCTCCATGAAGGCTCCATTAACCTGTGCAAGGATAGAACAGATTTTCACATGCAGTGTTTCTGCCTTTTCAGCTGCATCACTGGAGCCCTCAGGAAGCAATAGAGGCTATTGCCAAGATCCGCCCCCACATTCTCATTCGGCACAAACAGGTCCAGGTCCTGGAGGCATTTCACAGGAACATAATTGCTGGGACAACTGCAAAGTGTCAGTAAGAACCATAAAAATCTCAGCCTCTcagctccttttaaaaaaaacttggatCTTAATGAACTAATGAAGGCTCAAGTGTTACATTTCTCAACCATCAATAAAGAAGTTTTTACAATACGCTGCTTTGAAGGGGAGGTTGGGCTGTTTCATTAACACTTCTGTCCTTATGGGTAGtctcttatttcttttaaagcccCGTCGTTTTCTCCCACACACATCATCAGTGCAGAGCCAAACTGCCATCCACATAATGCAGTATTtgcagcaaagggaaagaaaaccatGTCTCAGCAGAGAGTTTATTCACTTTCTCACCCAAAGGGTTACAGTGCCAGAGAGGGGTAGGAGGAAGTGGACTTAATTCCATCTTTCACCAACACTATGTTATGATTACAAGTTGGGATTCCCTGTACAGACAAGAAAGCCCATGCTCTTAAGAATCATCTCCCTCTTTATGCTAGGTGACAGTACAGTGGAAGGCAGGTTCCCAGTTTGTTACCACTCCTCTAGAAGTGCTGAAGCATACAACCCACTCAAGGTTTGGGCTCAGCTCTGGAATCTGTCCACTGTAAATAATCATTTCCGCCAGTCCTTCCTGCTGCTACAGGGACACAGGAATGTTTAAATGGGGACTTCCCTGGAGGACAGACACAGCATATCTACTCTCCATGGCTGGCAACGGCAGCAGTGCAGTCTCCCGGACAATTAAAACTAGCAGTCTGTGCCAAGAAGGAGGTTGTCCATATGCTATAGGATTTGTTATTGGTGGATGGTTCCAGGCTAAAAAAGCCACTTGCTGGAGTTTTGGCCTCAAACACAAGCAGCTTATTATCAAGGGATTGCAGTAATAGTGTTTAGTCCACCTGAAACCTAAGATGTAGCAGTTCAACTTTAATAGTGCTATGTAAGAGAACAGGCCCACAGCCAGATGGCTGGTACTTCCTCTGCATGGGTATAGAGGATGGGCTGTTTACTGGATGTTGTGAGCTTGTAGTAATTGGAACTGGTGCTGAGGATGTTGGGTGCCTCTGAGGTGCACTGCAGAACATCTTTGCTGCCCTTTCTACCACTGGGCCTGTTTTTCCCTCCTAGGCCAGGACAAACTGCAGGTTAGTGAGCAGCACTTTGATGCCACTTGTGACTGTTACAACAGAGGTGGCTGGATTAAGTTTAAAAGTATTTGCATCACCCTTTTTATAGCGGTCTCGAAAGACGTAGATGCTGCCATTGCAGCTAGCAATTTTCCAGAGGGATGGTACTGAGCTCCAGGCATCAGGCAAGCATAGCCGGGTGAAGCTATCCAGTAAGGGATTGTAGCATAGCAGTGAATCCCCCTCAGCTACAATGAACACCACATCCTTGTGTACAGCAGCATGCATGCGGCCCGCAAAAGGCAGTACGTATGGCTTCACGTGGCATTTCTCTGTGTTGGTATCATAGCACTGAATAAGCCGAGAGGGCTTTGTGAAGAAGTCCAAGTCgttctcttcccctcccagcaGGTAAATGACACCATTAAGGTTTACACCTGCAGCCCCAGATACGGCCACTTCCAGCTGGCTGGTCTCTGTCCATACATTGTCTCGTACTCTGTAATATATGACAGCATTAGAGAGAGTGTCCTGCAGAGTTTTCCCCCCCAGTGAATATATAGCATCCTTGCTTGGCACGGAAACAAGGGTATGTTGGAGCCGGTCACGGGGCAAAGGGGCACACCATTCCCAGTCTATAGTTGCATTGTTGCATTTCCACATGCGTCGTGGAATGGAGCCACCGACAACGTATAGGTCACTACCATGCTTGCAGGCTGCAGTGATCTGGTGACACAGGCTGTTCTGGCCACTCACACTTATGGAGTCATCATCAGCACAATGCAGAGAGACAGCGAGTGAATGCGTACGTGATGACTCCTTCCCAATCAGGTAGATGTGAACGTTTTCTCCAATCACCTGAGAGAAAGGAGGAGTGTGTCAGCTTCAGCAGAACTCAGGCATATTTACACAAACATCGGTGATGTCTAAGGCTGAACCTTTCAGTGTTTTAGGACCCATCCATGAGCCGGTGGTATGTGACCTGCTCCCAACACCTGCCACCCTAAAGCACTCAGGATTCAGAGCCTCGAAGCCTTTTCAAGCCACCCCTCATCTCTCATCTAGCAGAGTGAGCAGAGTGAGTTCATTTGAATCCTAGTGTCTGCAGTTTAATTAAAGGCTGGTCATATCATTGAGCAAGCAGAGTTGTTATGAGGGGAATGCCAAACTCTTAAGATTTCTGAATGGGCTCTTCAGTAACTGGGCATCTGGTGAAATGAGCTACTTATGGCATGGCCCTAATCGCTGGTAATAGCAGCGTCAAGTTGAAGAAGCTGTCAGTGGGGTTTCTATTTACGACAAAGTATTCCTCACACAAGCACCATGAATTGCAATGGCAATTCACATTTTGCAACTTTCAGGTCACAGTTATGAGCAGAAGACCCTTTCCTTGGGAAGTGCAAAACCAGAAGCACTACACCAGCCCCAGAACAGAAGGTCTTTTAATACCTTCAGACTTGATCGCAGCGTCTCTGAAAAGCCTGCTCGCTCTTCCTTGTTGAAGTTGATCCAGGTTTCTATGGCAACCGTTGGATTCTGAGAACACGGAACGCCATCTGTGGGTTCAGGGACAGAAAGGAATTTACCAGATCTACACAAAAATCAAAGATATATGCATCCATGACCCTCCATTCCTCCAACTCCTTCTTGCCATCCAGCCACAAACCCTACCTTTAAAGTGGAAGAAGAGAGACAGGGGTTTATAGATTTTTGGCAGACATGATCAGCACTGCCAGCCAGGTATCTACATCAAATTTGCTTGGTTAAATATCAGAAGACAGAGCTgccagattttaaatattttggatgaATTTCAACAAAGGAACCTAGGTCATAGAGAAAAAGGGCAGGAAAAAGACTTTACATGTTTTGTGAGGATGAAAAATACACTCTCTTTTAAGCAAAAAGATTCTCTTATTTGAGAATTGCAGCAGCTGCATTTCTTGGATCACTGACTGCTCCTGCAAGTTAATCTAGCAAAGGTAATTTGCAAAAATTTTTCTTCCCCATGCACTTCTTCAGACAGTTGACCCTCAAGACTGAATATTTGCTCTTGCTGCTATCCTGTCAGCATTTGGAAATCTCACATACTACGGTGAGCTACTGTAGCTTTCCTTAGCAGTCTGATAATAGGAAACATTCTGCACTTAACAGACTGCATCAGATTTCCATTTGCTTCCAGATGTAACTGGAAGTTTTGGTTATGCCAGAAGCTattgcatcatcatcatcagtatATTACCAAAAGTTTTTAGGTATTTGTTTCTAGCCTGAAAGCCAGCTAGCTGCCATAACATCAGCAATTACACCTATATTCATTCAGAGACTTCCCTATGAAGGTTCTCTGATTTTGTAATCTGCTCTCTCAGAAAGACCCAAGTTCAACGATGCGGAAGTCATCAGCCAAATTCCAACACTTTTCTCTATACGGGAAGAAGAAGGGCGAAGAAAGGCAGTATTTTGAGCTTGCTTATTAGTAAAGGGGATTTCTATAAACTGTTCATTGGATATAGTAGCCAGGCCAAAGTGGGTAAATAGAAAAGCTTTGATTTTGAAATCGGTCCTAGATCACAACAAAAGGTAAGTTTTATAAACAAATATcttcatgaaatttattttaatcctTGCTACTAATAGCTTCCTTTCTTTAATTGTCCATTAACTAAATTAACATGCAGgaattgcaagagaaaaaatgatTCTATTCCATACCTAAATAAGGAAATGGATGATGCatggaaaagatttttattaagcAATTAGTTTAATTTAAGATCGCAAAAACTAAAGGTTGTCATCTTAAAACGATGGTTGTTGCATGGCATCACCaatgggcagagttaagggtgACTGGCCACTATAGCTTTATTTTCAACTGTCattttaggattttcttttttaagtgaagccacaactttgaatttttttagGTTTACATAACTAGGAACAGTTCTCAAAATTCCTCTAGTTTCATCATGTTTTATTTGAGTTATCAGTACTTACTCTCAATGGGTTTTTCACTGTGACTTTCTTTAGATGCAAAGCAAATAAGACACTGAAGTATTTGTAAAGACTGACATAGCATCAACTTTAAAGGCTATTTTAAGTCTCAAGGACAGATCTGCCAATATTCCAAAAAAGCCAGTCATGATAGGTTTACTGGTCTAACAGCAAATAAAGCATATGTGACACAAAGTGTAGTGATTTACCTGTTTACAGAGgtctttgtttttgttattttttaattataacaACAAAGGAGACTGCTCTGCGGTCCCAAATCCAGCATATCTGAATGTACAGGCTTCTTCTACACTCTTGCTTTCTCTAGGAATGATACATAAACCCACAAAAATGGAATTGTACTGCAGCATCATGGACAGGTTTTAAAGCCCTGCCTGTATGCTACCAGGGCAGCACAGAATCTTTAGGGATTGGTGGATATTGGACTAAGTTGTTGATGGGTTGACAGGTCCTTCACAACACTGACTCATTGCAACCATTACTGTAGAAGGCAATTATCTTTACAAGAAGGTAATTACTGTATTACTTAAGATTTTACAATACTTCTAGTTGAGTCGGCTGAGTGCCTAGCCTAAATAATCCTAACGATTAGATACAATTAGTAATAACACTAACAGAAGTCTAGAAATACAGCTTGTGGAGTTGTTGCATTACTATGTTGAAtgattaagaataaaaaaaaagactttcattcattttttgATAAAGCTTCTTTTCACTTTTAATGCAAACAAAAAGTCAATAAATTGTTGAAGATTAATAAACTGTGTTTAAGAAATCTATAAGCATGGATTCCTTGTTCTCACAAAAACAGACAAGATTGCATGCTGCTTACCTGTTGCCTCAGGAACTGCTGGGAATTAGCATCCTCTATGTcccttttaaatcttttcttcctAGGGCTCTGCTTTGTAGCTTAATCGCTTTATGACCAGTGATGGTTAACAGTTTTCTCTGATGAAATTATGCACAATGTTTTGCTTTGCTTAGCTAAGCCTCTGAATAAACAGTGATTATGAAAGCTTGTATCTTTCCATCTGTCTTGGTTATTCAATCCCTGCCACACTCTCATCCTGCAATCTCAAGTCTCTTCCCACATTCACGTTCTAGCTAGTCTCAAAACCTCCTTACCTGTGAGGATGTCTGTCAATAGGCGTAGAGGTAGGTGTAGAAACTCCTCTGTGTCTTGAAGTTGAGACAAATGTGACTTGGCACAGTGTTTGGCAGCTGTGTAGAGCTCCATGTCACTGTGTTGATCTGCCAACCACATGACCTGCAGACAGTTCCTAACCTGCACCGTTCGGGCCAGAAAACGGGAGCATTCTTCAAAAAGGGCAGTCAACTGGTACATGTCTGCCACTTCATAGGTTTCCTGCAGttcctctgccctcagctttaCAGTCCCATGATAAATGTAGTCCACAAGGAGCTGAAAGACACTCTCGCTAACATCCTGCAGCTCAATCACCCGGTTGTGGGCCTCCTTTAAGTTTGAAGTGAACATGGAACGAAAGAAGCAACTCTGAGCCGAGAGGACCAAACGGTGCAGCTGGAATTCTTTGCCTTCCACTGATATCGTAACATCGGCAAACAGCTCATCCTCCAAGCATAGTTTCATGATGCCCTGAGCCACACGGCCTGAGTGAGAGCGATCAGTGAAGGTGTAGTTCACAAAGTAGTTTTCTTCTGTGGAGGAGCCTCCAGTCTCTTCTGATGAGTCCATGGTGCTGCACAGATCAGACCTCCAGCAATCTGTAAAATCATAATAGTTATAAGACTTTCTCCCTCCACTAACAAGATTATGCAGTAGTCCAGGGTACAGGGAAAAATCAAGGATATTGGTAAGAGGCCAGCATATTTTAGATCGAATATAAATAGCACTGCCAGAAAC
This window of the Dromaius novaehollandiae isolate bDroNov1 chromosome 5, bDroNov1.hap1, whole genome shotgun sequence genome carries:
- the KBTBD4 gene encoding kelch repeat and BTB domain-containing protein 4 isoform X1 — translated: MRAELRGALPGRWPEVASAWRRLVQDCWRSDLCSTMDSSEETGGSSTEENYFVNYTFTDRSHSGRVAQGIMKLCLEDELFADVTISVEGKEFQLHRLVLSAQSCFFRSMFTSNLKEAHNRVIELQDVSESVFQLLVDYIYHGTVKLRAEELQETYEVADMYQLTALFEECSRFLARTVQVRNCLQVMWLADQHSDMELYTAAKHCAKSHLSQLQDTEEFLHLPLRLLTDILTDGVPCSQNPTVAIETWINFNKEERAGFSETLRSSLKVIGENVHIYLIGKESSRTHSLAVSLHCADDDSISVSGQNSLCHQITAACKHGSDLYVVGGSIPRRMWKCNNATIDWEWCAPLPRDRLQHTLVSVPSKDAIYSLGGKTLQDTLSNAVIYYRVRDNVWTETSQLEVAVSGAAGVNLNGVIYLLGGEENDLDFFTKPSRLIQCYDTNTEKCHVKPYVLPFAGRMHAAVHKDVVFIVAEGDSLLCYNPLLDSFTRLCLPDAWSSVPSLWKIASCNGSIYVFRDRYKKGDANTFKLNPATSVVTVTSGIKVLLTNLQFVLA
- the KBTBD4 gene encoding kelch repeat and BTB domain-containing protein 4 isoform X2; translation: MKGGAADCWRSDLCSTMDSSEETGGSSTEENYFVNYTFTDRSHSGRVAQGIMKLCLEDELFADVTISVEGKEFQLHRLVLSAQSCFFRSMFTSNLKEAHNRVIELQDVSESVFQLLVDYIYHGTVKLRAEELQETYEVADMYQLTALFEECSRFLARTVQVRNCLQVMWLADQHSDMELYTAAKHCAKSHLSQLQDTEEFLHLPLRLLTDILTDGVPCSQNPTVAIETWINFNKEERAGFSETLRSSLKVIGENVHIYLIGKESSRTHSLAVSLHCADDDSISVSGQNSLCHQITAACKHGSDLYVVGGSIPRRMWKCNNATIDWEWCAPLPRDRLQHTLVSVPSKDAIYSLGGKTLQDTLSNAVIYYRVRDNVWTETSQLEVAVSGAAGVNLNGVIYLLGGEENDLDFFTKPSRLIQCYDTNTEKCHVKPYVLPFAGRMHAAVHKDVVFIVAEGDSLLCYNPLLDSFTRLCLPDAWSSVPSLWKIASCNGSIYVFRDRYKKGDANTFKLNPATSVVTVTSGIKVLLTNLQFVLA
- the PTPMT1 gene encoding phosphatidylglycerophosphatase and protein-tyrosine phosphatase 1 codes for the protein MGVVVALGAGAARLLFYPTLLYTAVRARLPGSRRPWFHRIDGAVLLGALPLRGRSRGLVAEEKVRAVLTLNEEYETRFLCYSAQEWEAMGVEQLRLSTVDLTGVPTLQNLRKGVEFILKHRECGNSVYVHCKAGRSRSATMVAAYLIQLHHWSPQEAIEAIAKIRPHILIRHKQVQVLEAFHRNIIAGTTAKCQ